Proteins encoded together in one Prunus dulcis chromosome 3, ALMONDv2, whole genome shotgun sequence window:
- the LOC117623227 gene encoding UDP-glycosyltransferase 83A1-like, with the protein MSKPHIVAIPYPAQGHVIPLMEFSQCLVNHGFKVTFVNTEHNHKRVVNALADESHISRNQLHLASLPDGLEPWEDRSELGQLTEALKWIMPGKLEELIENINQGEGDKVTCVIADENCAWALEVAEKMKLKRVAFWPASAAALTLIFGIPKLIHEEIIGNDGTVLKSQNVDLGPNMPTMNTKDFVWACIGDFTTQKMIFEVMLRINRTLKLVERLVCNSTYDFEPEAFTSAPEILPIGPLLASNRVGNSAGSFWPQDSTCLQWLDQQPLNSVIYVAFGSFTVFDQTQFQELALALELSQRPFLWVVRPDTTDKTCDPYPERYQERVAPRGLMVGWASQQKVLAHPSIACFLSHCGWNSTIEGLTNGVPFLCWPYFADQFLNESYISDVWKVGLKFSKNEKGIITQAEINNKLEQLLGDENFKARASKLKELAMTSVKEGGQSNKTFKNFIEWIKS; encoded by the exons atgagcAAGCCGCATATTGTAGCTATTCCTTATCCTGCACAAGGGCATGTAATTCCCTTGATGGAGTTTTCACAATGCTTAGTTAATCATGGTTTCAAAGTCACATTTGTGAACACAGAGCATAATCACAAGCGAGTCGTGAATGCCTTGGCTGATGAAAGTCATATAAGTAGGAATCAGCTCCATCTAGCTTCACTTCCAGATGGCTTAGAACCCTGGGAGGACAGGAGTGAGCTAGGGCAGTTAACTGAAGCATTAAAATGGATCATGCCTGGGAAGTTGGAGGAGCTCATAGAAAATATCAACCAAGGGGAAGGTGACAAAGTCACTTGTGTCATTGCTGATGAGAATTGTGCCTGGGCCCTGGAAGTAGCAGAGAAAATGAAACTCAAGCGGGTTGCCTTTTGGCCTGCATCAGCTGCAGCGTTGACGTTGATTTTCGGTATCCCAAAGTTAATTCATGAAGAAATCATTGGCAATGATG GAACTGTATTGAAAAGCCAGAATGTTGACTTGGGACCAAACATGCCCACCATGAACACTAAAGACTTTGTGTGGGCATGCATAGGTGACTTCACCACTCAGAAAATGATATTTGAGGTAATGTTAAGAATCAACAGGACTCTGAAACTGGTAGAAAGGCTTGTTTGCAACTCAACATATGACTTTGAGCCAGAAGCATTCACCTCGGCCCCTGAAATTTTACCAATAGGCCCACTCTTGGCAAGCAACCGGGTCGGAAATTCAGCAGGCTCCTTTTGGCCACAAGACTCAACTTGCTTGCAATGGCTGGATCAACAGCCACTCAACTCAGTCATCTATGTTGCATTTGGCAGCTTCACAGTTTTTGATCAAACACAATTCCAAGAACTGGCTCTGGCTCTTGAGCTATCCCAAAGGCCATTCCTCTGGGTTGTAAGGCCAGATACTACTGACAAGACATGTGATCCATACCCAGAAAGATATCAAGAGCGTGTAGCCCCTCGCGGTCTGATGGTGGGTTGGGCATCTCAGCAAAAGGTTCTAGCTCATCCTTCTATTGCTTGCTTCTTAAGCCACTGTGGTTGGAACTCTACAATAGAAGGTTTAACCAATGGGGTTCCTTTCTTGTGCTGGCCATACTTTGCTGACCAGTTCCTTAATGAGAGCTACATTTCTGATGTTTGGAAGGTGGGGTTGAAGTTCAGTAAGAATGAAAAAGGGATCATAACTCAAGCAGAAATCAATAACAAGTTGGAGCAACTGCTTGGTGatgaaaatttcaaagcaaGAGCTTCCAAACTCAAGGAATTGGCCATGACCAGTGTCAAAGAAGGGGGCCAATCCAACAAGACCTTTAAGAATTTTATTGAATGGATCAAATCGTAA
- the LOC117622838 gene encoding UDP-glycosyltransferase 83A1-like: MIRFRNHIRKHLKARKENSRTKMSNTHIIAVPFPAQGHVIPLMELSQCLVNHGFTVTFVNTEYNHKRVVNALADESQFTDRIHLVSLPDGLEPWEDRNELGQLCEAIQRIMPGKLEELIEKINEGKGDKVTCVIADESSGWALEVAEKQNIRRVAFWPAAAALLALQFSIPKLIHEGIINDDGTVPRSQIMQLAPNMPTMKTADFVWACIGDLTTQKIVFQVMVRNNKTVKLAEWIVCNSAYELELAAFAMAPEMLPIGPLLASSRLGNSAGYFWPQDSTCLQWLDQQPACSVIYVAFGSFTVFDRTQFQELALALELSQRPFLWVVRPDITDKRSDPYPEGYQDRVASRGLMVGWAPQQKVLAHPSIACFLSHCGWNSTMEGVSNGVPFLCWPYFADQFLNESYICDVWKVGLKFNKNESGIIPQEEINKKVEQLLGDENFKVRASKLKEMAMTNTKEGGQSHRIFKNFIEWMKA; this comes from the exons ATGATACGATTCAGAAACCACATTCGAAAACATCTTAAAGCGAGAAAGGAAaattcaagaacaaaaatgagcAACACACATATAATAGCTGTTCCTTTTCCAGCACAAGGTCATGTGATTCCCTTGATGGAGCTGTCACAATGCTTAGTTAACCATGGCTTCACAGTCACATTTGTGAACACAGAGTACAATCACAAGCGAGTCGTGAACGCCTTGGCTGATGAAAGTCAGTTCACGGACCGTATTCATCTAGTTTCACTTCCAGATGGCTTAGAGCCATGGGAGGACAGGAATGAGCTAGGACAGTTATGTGAAGCAATACAAAGAATCATGCCTGGGAAGTTAGAGGAGCTAATAGAGAAGATCAATGAAGGGAAAGGTGACAAAGTCACTTGTGTCATTGCTGATGAGAGTTCCGGGTGGGCTCTGGAAGTGGCAGAGAAACAGAATATCAGGAGAGTTGCCTTCTGGCCTGCAGCAGCTGCGCTTTTGGCTTTGCAATTTTCTATCCCAAAGTTAATTCATGAAGGAATCATTAACGACGATG GAACTGTCCCAAGAAGCCAGATAATGCAGTTAGCACCAAACATGCCTACCATGAAAACTGCAGACTTTGTGTGGGCATGCATTGGTGACTTAACCACTCAGAAAATAGTATTTCAAGTTATGGTAAGAAACAACAAGACTGTGAAATTGGCAGAGTGGATTGTTTGCAACTCAGCATATGAACTTGAGCTAGCAGCATTTGCCATGGCACCAGAGATGTTACCAATAGGCCCGCTTTTGGCAAGCAGCCGGCTTGGAAATTCAGCAGGCTACTTTTGGCCACAAGACTCAACTTGCTTACAGTGGTTGGATCAACAACCAGCCTGCTCAGTCATCTATGTTGCATTTGGTAGCTTCACAGTTTTTGATCGAACCCAATTCCAAGAACTGGCTCTGGCTCTTGAGCTGTCCCAAAGGCCATTCCTCTGGGTTGTGAGGCCAGATATCACTGACAAAAGATCTGATCCCTACCCAGAAGGATATCAAGACCGAGTAGCCTCTCGCGGTCTGATGGTGGGTTGGGCACCTCAACAAAAGGTTCTGGCTCATCCTTCCATTGCTTGCTTCTTAAGCCACTGTGGTTGGAACTCTACCATGGAAGGTGTAAGCAATGGGGTTCCTTTCTTGTGCTGGCCATACTTTGCTGACCAGTTCCTTAATGAGAGCTACATTTGTGATGTCTGGAAGGTGGGATTGAAGTTCAACAAGAATGAAAGTGGGATCATACCacaagaagaaatcaataagAAGGTGGAACAACTTCTTGGTgatgaaaatttcaaagtaAGAGCTTCCAAACTGAAGGAAATGGCCATGACCAATACCAAAGAAGGCGGCCAATCTCACAGGATCTTTAAGAACTTTATTGAATGGATGAAGGCATAG
- the LOC117623146 gene encoding UDP-glycosyltransferase 83A1-like: MSKQHILAIPFPAQGHVIPLMELSQCLANLGFEVTFVNTEHNHKRVMNALADESHISRDHIHLVSIPDGLEPLEDRNELGRLSEAMQRVMPGKLEELIEKINQGEGQKITCVIADQTAGWILEVAEKMKIRRVAFCPAAAAVLALILSIPKLIHEGIINNDGTAPKGQMFQLAPNMPIMKTEHLLWSCIGDLTTQKIXXXXLVRSNKTTLAADWLLCNSTYDLEPAAFTLAPEILPIGPLLASNRLENSAGYFWPQDLTCLNWLDQQPPCSVIYVAFGSFTVLDQTQFQELALALELSQMPFLWVVRPDTTEKTCNLYPEGYQDRVASRGLMVGWAPQQKVLAHPSIACFLSHCGWNSTIEGLTNGVPFLCWPYFADQFLNESYISDVWKVGLKFNKNENGIITQGEIKNKLEQLLGDENFKARASKLKELAITSVKEGGQSNKTFKNFIEWIKS, from the exons atgagcAAACAACATATTTTAGCTATTCCTTTTCCAGCACAAGGTCATGTAATTCCCTTGATGGAGTTGTCACAGTGTTTAGCTAATCTTGGCTTCGAAGTCACATTTGTGAACACAGAGCACAATCACAAGCGAGTCATGAATGCTTTGGCCGATGAAAGTCATATAAGCAGGGATCATATTCATCTAGTTTCGATTCCAGACGGCTTAGAACCGTTGGAGGACAGGAATGAGCTAGGGCGGTTATCGGAAGCAATGCAACGAGTCATGCCTGGGAAGTTGGAGGAGCTGATAGAGAAGATCAACCAAGGGGAAGGCCAAAAAATCACTTGTGTCATTGCTGATCAGACTGCAGGGTGGATTCTTGAAGTAgcagagaaaatgaaaatcaggAGGGTTGCCTTTTGTCCTGCTGCAGCTGCAGTCTTGGCGTTGATACTTAGTATACCAAAGTTAATTCATGAAGGAATCATTAACAATGATG GAACTGCCCCAAAAGGCCAGATGTTTCAGTTGGCACCAAACATGCCCATCATGAAAACTGAACACTTGTTGTGGTCATGTATTGGCGACTTAACCACTCAGAAAATT NNNNNNNNNNCTTTGGTAAGAAGCAACAAGACTACGCTAGCCGCAGACTGGCTTCTTTGCAACTCGACATACGATCTAGAACCAGCAGCATTCACCTTGGCACCTGAGATTTTACCAATTGGCCCACTCTTGGCAAGCAACAGGCTTGAGAATTCAGCAGGCTACTTCTGGCCACAAGACTTAACTTGCTTAAATTGGCTGGATCAACAGCCGCCCTGCTCAGTCATCTATGTTGCATTTGGCAGCTTCACAGTTCTTGATCAAACACAATTCCAAGAATTGGCTCTGGCTCTTGAGCTGTCCCAAATGCCATTCCTCTGGGTTGTGAGGCCAGACACTACTGAAAAAACATGTAATCTCTACCCCGAAGGATATCAAGATCGAGTAGCGTCTCGCGGTTTGATGGTGGGTTGGGCACCTCAACAAAAGGTTCTAGCTCATCCTTCCATTGCTTGCTTCTTAAGCCACTGTGGTTGGAACTCTACAATAGAAGGTTTAACCAATGGGGTTCCTTTCTTGTGCTGGCCATACTTTGCTGACCAGTTCCTTAATGAGAGCTACATTTCAGATGTTTGGAAGGTGGGGTTGAAGTTCAATAAGAATGAAAATGGGATCATCACTCAAGGAGAAATCAAGAACAAGTTGGAGCAACTGCTTGGTGatgaaaatttcaaagcaaGAGCTTCCAAACTCAAGGAATTGGCCATTACCAGTGTCAAAGAAGGGGGCCAATCCAACAAGACCTTTAAGAATTTTATTGAATGGATCAAATCGTAA